From a region of the Lepus europaeus isolate LE1 chromosome 17, mLepTim1.pri, whole genome shotgun sequence genome:
- the DEPP1 gene encoding protein DEPP1: MRSRLLLSVAPLPTIRETSEEMLPPGGLGQEPPASPSLDDYIRSICQLAQPTCVLDKATVQDRLSGPHRPAWGLEETCPTATLQDSIARFDAQQPPRPTAGPADPLDWLFGESQEKQSSRREPDRRTGASAGLGGLHRQTDSGKTRAVPRGKLCEARAPGHSLARPSRDGPQSANLRSHMAGQRGRTTDSSYSPRPSSILRTFYLHLPVIHEL; encoded by the coding sequence ATGAGGTCCCGGCTTCTGCTCTCCGTGGCTCCTCTGCCCACGATTCGGGAGACCTCAGAGGAGATGCTGCCCCCCGGGGGGCTTGGGCAGGAGCCCCcggcctcccccagcctggaTGATTACATAAGGTCCATCTGTCAGCTGGCACAGCCCACCTGCGTCCTGGACAAGGCCACAGTCCAAGACAGACTCAGCGGACCCCACCGGCCAGCTTGGGGCTTGGAGGAGACCTGCCCCACTGCCACCCTCCAGGACAGCATCGCCCGCTTCGACGCACAGCAGCCCCCACGGCCCACGGCGGGCCCTGCAGACCCCCTGGACTGGCTCTTTGGGGAGTCCCAGGAAAAGCAGTCAAGTAGGAGAGAGCCAGACAGGAGGACTGGTGCCTCTGCTGGGCTCGGGGGTCTGCACAGGCAAACAGACAGCGGCAAGACCAGGGCCGTCCCCAGGGGGAAGCTCTGTGAAGCCAGGGCTCCTGGGCACTCTCTGGCGAGACCATCACGGGACGGGCCCCAGAGCGCCAACCTCAGAAGCCACATGGCTGGGCAGCGCGGCCGTACAACGGACTCCTCCTACAGCCCTCGTCCCAGCAGTATCCTGAGGACTTTCTACCTGCACCTCCCCGTGATCCACGAACTCTGA